Proteins from a genomic interval of Burkholderia cepacia GG4:
- a CDS encoding type II CAAX prenyl endopeptidase Rce1 family protein yields MKNGHDNSVIHAISHSPALVSALLTWALTYISGIFVWGAQFVFERPFGPSSSVLPEIMRYGLLTRLLVGSLVAPIVETFLFQLLPIRLIRRVPGASVWTAISASTLVFGATHGYSVLYVTVALWGGLVFATVFVLRDHPGGRPFLVVATAHAARNTLASILI; encoded by the coding sequence ATGAAAAACGGTCACGACAACAGCGTGATTCACGCTATCTCACACAGCCCGGCGCTCGTTTCGGCGCTTCTGACTTGGGCTCTCACGTACATTTCCGGCATTTTTGTCTGGGGTGCCCAATTCGTATTCGAACGCCCATTCGGACCGTCTTCCAGTGTGCTACCGGAAATAATGCGGTACGGCCTACTGACTCGCCTGCTTGTCGGCTCACTTGTTGCGCCGATAGTGGAAACATTTCTTTTCCAGTTGCTGCCCATTCGGTTGATTCGGCGGGTGCCCGGAGCGAGTGTTTGGACAGCCATCAGCGCTTCAACTCTTGTGTTCGGTGCAACGCACGGCTACAGCGTCCTGTATGTGACAGTCGCTTTATGGGGCGGGCTGGTCTTCGCAACGGTCTTCGTGCTGCGTGATCACCCCGGTGGCCGTCCCTTTCTGGTTGTCGCCACTGCCCATGCCGCCCGCAACACGCTGGCGAGCATCCTCATCTGA
- the fliL gene encoding flagellar basal body-associated protein FliL: MHATRHHARIHMASTTANPTADRPASSGKFKRIALIAVIALGAAAAAAGGMYVFLSKAGVGHASAPAEPAPLAAPVFFPLDPLTVNLQSDDGAQHYLRVGLSLKLTDPKAQEQLTARMPEIRSRILLALSNKHPEELATPDGKHALAKELRDLIEQPTQPGNQRAKVDDVLFTEFVVQ, translated from the coding sequence ATGCATGCTACGAGACATCACGCACGCATTCACATGGCCTCCACGACCGCAAACCCGACTGCCGACAGGCCGGCTTCGTCCGGCAAGTTCAAGCGCATCGCGCTCATCGCCGTCATCGCGCTGGGCGCGGCGGCTGCCGCCGCGGGCGGCATGTACGTGTTCCTGAGCAAGGCGGGCGTCGGCCATGCGAGCGCGCCCGCCGAACCGGCGCCGCTCGCCGCGCCGGTGTTCTTCCCGCTCGACCCGCTGACCGTGAACCTGCAGTCTGACGACGGCGCGCAGCACTACCTGCGCGTCGGCCTGTCGCTGAAGCTCACCGACCCGAAGGCGCAGGAGCAGCTGACCGCGCGGATGCCGGAAATCCGCAGCCGGATCCTGCTCGCGCTGTCGAACAAGCATCCCGAGGAGCTCGCGACGCCGGACGGCAAGCATGCACTCGCGAAGGAACTGCGGGACCTGATCGAGCAGCCGACGCAGCCGGGCAATCAGCGCGCGAAGGTCGACGACGTGCTGTTCACCGAATTCGTCGTCCAGTAA
- a CDS encoding peptidase domain-containing ABC transporter, with translation MKWIDALQFGWRRRLPMLLQTQAAECGLACVGMVAGYFGHHIDLVSLRRRFSPSLKGATLNDVMLIAYRLGLASRALRLELDELGQLRRPCILHWDMNHFVVLKSVSRGKITIHDPARGIRDVPLAEVSDHFTGVALELMPSPSFRPAEGSESISMTRLIGGVTGIRAVFAQVLLLSAALEVFGVITPFYMQWVMDQVLVSADADLLTLLGIGFLLVVLFQSAMSALRSWVVTWFSSLLGVQWTANVCAHLFRLPMTYFEQRHIGDVISRFGALNTIQSTLTTQFVGALLDGVMATVTLAMLFVYSPTLTWLVLGLFAAYGVIRWIAYRPFRQAHEEQIVYDARAQSNLLESIRGVQAIKLANQQEARVATYANAVVEATNKHVAIQRLSIGFSTLQGVISGAGRVVLVWLAAKQVLDGQFSAGMLVAFISFADQFMARGAGLIATAIDFRMLRLHGERLADIVLTDVEADMEAKAARPSSFDDRVAPPALDVRGVRFRYAETEPWVLDDCSFSIAPGESVALVGPSGQGKTTMVKLLLGLLTPEHGSVLVDGVDIRKLGLHPYRELIGCVMQDDILFAGSIADNIGFFDPQPDQARVEEAARLAQVHDDIVAMPMGYQSLVGDMGSSLSGGQCQRVLLARAFYRRPAILVLDEATSHLDVERERLINDAVRAMNVTRIIIAHRPETIRSADRVIVLAHGKAREADIEPLLAPEAA, from the coding sequence ATGAAATGGATCGACGCGTTGCAATTTGGCTGGCGCCGGCGCCTGCCGATGCTGTTGCAGACCCAGGCAGCCGAGTGCGGCCTCGCCTGTGTCGGGATGGTCGCCGGCTATTTCGGCCACCACATCGACCTCGTCAGCCTGCGGCGCCGCTTCAGCCCGTCGCTGAAAGGCGCGACACTCAACGACGTGATGCTGATCGCCTATCGGCTCGGCCTTGCATCGCGCGCACTGCGGCTCGAGCTCGACGAACTCGGCCAGCTGCGCCGCCCGTGCATCCTGCACTGGGACATGAACCACTTCGTCGTGCTGAAGTCGGTGTCGCGCGGCAAGATCACGATCCACGATCCTGCGCGCGGCATACGCGACGTGCCGCTCGCCGAGGTGTCCGATCACTTCACCGGTGTCGCGCTGGAGCTGATGCCGTCGCCGTCGTTCAGGCCTGCGGAGGGAAGCGAATCGATCTCGATGACGCGGCTGATCGGCGGTGTGACGGGCATCCGCGCGGTCTTTGCGCAGGTGTTGCTGCTGTCGGCGGCGCTGGAGGTGTTCGGCGTGATTACGCCGTTCTACATGCAGTGGGTGATGGACCAGGTGCTGGTATCGGCTGATGCTGATCTGCTGACGCTGCTCGGCATCGGGTTCCTGCTGGTCGTGCTGTTCCAGAGCGCGATGTCCGCGCTGCGATCGTGGGTCGTCACGTGGTTCTCGAGCCTGCTCGGCGTGCAGTGGACCGCGAACGTCTGCGCGCACCTGTTCAGGCTGCCGATGACGTATTTCGAGCAGCGCCACATCGGTGACGTCATATCGCGGTTCGGCGCGCTCAACACGATCCAGAGCACGCTCACGACGCAGTTCGTCGGCGCGCTGCTCGACGGCGTGATGGCGACCGTGACGCTCGCGATGCTGTTCGTCTACAGCCCGACGCTGACGTGGCTCGTGCTTGGCCTGTTCGCCGCTTACGGCGTGATCCGCTGGATCGCGTACCGCCCGTTCCGGCAGGCACACGAGGAACAGATCGTCTACGACGCGCGCGCGCAATCGAACCTGCTCGAATCGATTCGCGGCGTGCAGGCGATCAAGCTCGCAAACCAGCAAGAAGCACGCGTGGCGACCTACGCGAACGCCGTCGTCGAAGCGACCAACAAGCACGTCGCGATCCAGCGTCTGTCGATCGGTTTCTCGACGCTGCAGGGCGTGATTTCCGGCGCCGGTCGTGTGGTGCTCGTCTGGCTCGCCGCGAAACAGGTGCTCGACGGGCAGTTCTCGGCGGGGATGCTGGTCGCGTTCATCAGCTTTGCCGACCAGTTCATGGCGCGCGGCGCGGGATTGATCGCGACGGCAATCGACTTCCGGATGCTGCGGCTGCACGGCGAACGCCTCGCCGACATCGTGCTCACCGATGTCGAGGCCGACATGGAGGCGAAGGCCGCGCGGCCGTCTTCGTTTGACGACCGCGTCGCGCCACCGGCGCTCGACGTACGCGGCGTGCGCTTCCGCTACGCGGAAACGGAGCCATGGGTGCTCGACGACTGCTCGTTTTCGATCGCGCCCGGCGAATCGGTCGCACTCGTCGGCCCATCCGGCCAGGGCAAGACGACGATGGTCAAGCTGCTGCTGGGCCTGCTGACGCCCGAGCACGGCAGCGTGCTGGTGGACGGCGTCGATATCCGCAAGCTCGGTTTGCACCCGTATCGCGAGCTGATTGGCTGCGTGATGCAGGACGACATCCTGTTCGCGGGCTCGATTGCCGACAACATCGGCTTCTTCGATCCACAGCCCGATCAGGCCCGCGTCGAAGAGGCCGCCCGCCTCGCCCAGGTTCACGACGACATCGTCGCGATGCCGATGGGCTATCAGAGCCTCGTCGGCGACATGGGATCGTCGCTGTCGGGCGGGCAATGCCAGCGCGTGCTGCTCGCGCGAGCGTTCTATCGACGGCCCGCGATCCTCGTTCTCGACGAGGCGACGAGCCACCTCGACGTCGAGCGCGAACGGCTGATCAACGACGCCGTGCGCGCGATGAACGTCACGCGGATCATCATCGCGCACCGGCCCGAGACGATCCGCAGCGCGGACAGGGTGATCGTGCTCGCCCACGGAAAGGCGCGCGAAGCGGACATCGAACCGTTGCTCGCGCCGGAAGCGGCATAG
- the fliQ gene encoding flagellar biosynthesis protein FliQ, which yields MTPEQVMTLAHQAMVVGLLLSAPLLLVALVVGLVVSLFQAATQINESTLSFIPKLLAVAATLVIAGPWMLTTMLDYLRQTLLHVATLGAG from the coding sequence ATGACGCCCGAACAGGTGATGACGCTGGCGCACCAGGCAATGGTGGTCGGCCTGCTGCTCTCCGCCCCGCTGCTGCTGGTCGCACTTGTGGTCGGCCTCGTCGTGAGCCTGTTCCAGGCCGCGACGCAGATCAACGAATCGACGCTGTCGTTCATCCCGAAGCTGCTCGCGGTGGCCGCGACGCTGGTGATCGCCGGCCCGTGGATGCTGACGACGATGCTCGACTACCTGCGGCAGACGCTGCTGCACGTCGCGACGCTCGGCGCCGGCTGA
- a CDS encoding HlyD family secretion protein, with protein MTDGLFRQEALDATKHKLMGTVSLYSPPYRWLMIGVATALTFAIVALLVFGTYTKRERVAGQLLPTHGLLSVAPPMMGTVLESRVREGQTVAAGAELLAISAEVATEFGGTREMVARQLRFQRSRLETDLAGQSQLSDEAKRGLHARAVALDEQLAQIALQKAQRTRQVDLAQRQLDKLQSMREQGYVSNTQVEQQEAALLDTQARLQDLARQRLDVEQQLDQIRQQLRELPLTTRNQQNEIARKLADIDQSLAENEARRAIILRAPQASVVAALLAKPGQTVNAGQSLVSLLPQGTQLEARLMVPSRAIGFVRPGARVVLRYEAYPFQKFGQQFGRVTEVSRTALTPQEAANLTGRTDVREQLYRVVVALDRQDILAYGKREALRPGMALEADVLIDKRRLIEWVLEPLYALGRRAST; from the coding sequence ATGACCGACGGACTGTTCCGCCAGGAGGCGCTCGACGCGACGAAACACAAGCTGATGGGCACGGTCAGCCTGTATTCGCCGCCGTACCGCTGGCTGATGATCGGCGTGGCGACCGCATTGACGTTTGCGATCGTCGCATTGCTGGTGTTCGGCACCTATACGAAGCGCGAGCGCGTCGCTGGCCAGCTGCTGCCGACCCACGGACTGCTGAGCGTCGCGCCGCCGATGATGGGCACCGTGCTCGAGTCACGGGTACGCGAGGGGCAGACGGTAGCGGCCGGCGCCGAACTGTTGGCGATCTCGGCCGAAGTCGCGACCGAATTCGGCGGCACGCGGGAAATGGTCGCCAGGCAACTCAGGTTTCAGCGTTCGCGCCTGGAAACCGACCTCGCCGGCCAATCGCAGTTGAGCGACGAGGCGAAGCGCGGGCTGCACGCACGTGCGGTCGCACTCGACGAGCAACTCGCACAGATCGCGCTGCAAAAGGCGCAACGGACGCGCCAGGTCGATCTCGCGCAACGGCAGCTCGACAAGCTGCAGTCGATGCGCGAGCAGGGTTACGTGTCGAACACCCAGGTCGAGCAACAGGAAGCTGCGCTGCTCGACACGCAAGCACGGCTGCAGGATCTCGCACGACAGCGCCTCGACGTCGAGCAGCAGCTCGACCAGATTCGCCAGCAGTTGCGTGAACTGCCGCTCACGACCCGCAACCAGCAGAACGAGATCGCACGCAAGCTTGCCGATATCGATCAGTCGCTCGCCGAGAACGAGGCGCGCCGCGCGATCATCCTGCGCGCCCCTCAGGCGAGCGTCGTCGCAGCGCTGCTCGCGAAGCCCGGGCAAACCGTCAATGCCGGCCAGTCACTCGTGTCGCTGTTGCCGCAGGGCACGCAGCTCGAAGCCCGGCTGATGGTGCCGAGCCGCGCGATCGGCTTCGTGCGGCCGGGAGCGCGCGTCGTGCTGCGCTACGAGGCCTATCCGTTCCAGAAGTTCGGGCAGCAGTTCGGCCGCGTGACCGAAGTTTCGCGTACCGCGCTTACGCCGCAGGAAGCCGCGAACCTCACCGGACGAACGGACGTGCGCGAGCAACTGTACCGGGTCGTCGTTGCGCTCGACCGGCAGGACATCCTCGCCTACGGCAAGCGCGAAGCGCTGCGTCCGGGAATGGCGCTCGAAGCGGACGTGCTGATCGACAAGCGCCGGCTGATCGAGTGGGTGCTCGAGCCGCTGTATGCGCTCGGTCGCCGCGCGTCGACATGA
- the fliR gene encoding flagellar biosynthetic protein FliR: MFSVTYAQLNGWLTAFLWPFVRMLALVATAPVVGHAAVPVRVKIGIAAFMALVVAPTLGAMPAVTVFSAQGIWIVVTQFLIGAALGFTMQLVFAAVEAAGDFIGLSMGLGFATFFDPHSSGATPVMGRFLNAIAMLAFLAVDGHLQVFAALAASFQSLPVSADLLHAPGWRTLAAFGATVFEMGLLLALPVVAALLIANLALGILNRAAPQIGIFQIGFPVTMLVGLLLVQLMIPNLVPFVSHLFAMGLDAMGRVLVGWR, translated from the coding sequence ATGTTCTCGGTTACCTACGCGCAGCTCAACGGCTGGCTGACCGCCTTCCTGTGGCCGTTCGTGCGCATGCTCGCGCTCGTCGCGACGGCGCCCGTGGTCGGCCACGCGGCCGTGCCGGTGCGCGTGAAGATCGGCATCGCCGCGTTCATGGCGCTGGTCGTCGCGCCGACGCTCGGCGCGATGCCGGCCGTCACCGTGTTCTCCGCGCAGGGTATCTGGATCGTTGTCACGCAGTTCCTGATCGGCGCCGCGCTGGGCTTCACGATGCAGCTCGTGTTCGCGGCCGTCGAGGCGGCCGGCGACTTCATCGGCCTGTCGATGGGGCTCGGCTTCGCGACCTTCTTCGACCCGCATTCGAGCGGCGCGACGCCCGTGATGGGCCGCTTCCTGAACGCAATTGCGATGCTCGCGTTCCTCGCGGTGGACGGCCACCTGCAGGTGTTCGCGGCGCTGGCCGCGTCGTTCCAGTCGCTGCCGGTGTCGGCCGATTTGCTTCACGCGCCCGGCTGGCGCACGCTCGCCGCGTTCGGCGCGACCGTGTTCGAGATGGGGCTGCTGCTCGCGCTGCCGGTGGTCGCGGCGCTGCTGATCGCGAACCTCGCGCTCGGGATCCTGAACCGCGCGGCGCCGCAGATCGGCATCTTCCAGATCGGCTTTCCCGTCACGATGCTGGTCGGGCTGTTGCTCGTGCAACTGATGATCCCGAACCTCGTGCCGTTCGTGTCACACCTGTTCGCCATGGGGCTCGACGCGATGGGAAGGGTGCTGGTCGGCTGGCGGTGA
- the fliN gene encoding flagellar motor switch protein FliN codes for MSELNPTPELDPQALADAALAESAAAALAAPAAAEEDPGMDDWAAALAEQNQQPVQAGATGAGVFQPLSKAAASSTHNDIEMILDIPVKMTVELGRTKIAIRNLLQLAQGSVVELDGLAGEPMDVLVNGCLIAQGEVVVVNDKFGIRLTDIITPAERIRKLNR; via the coding sequence ATGAGTGAGCTGAACCCGACGCCCGAACTCGACCCGCAGGCGCTCGCCGACGCGGCGCTCGCGGAATCGGCCGCGGCCGCGCTGGCGGCACCCGCCGCCGCGGAAGAAGATCCGGGCATGGACGACTGGGCTGCCGCGCTCGCCGAGCAGAACCAGCAGCCGGTGCAGGCAGGCGCGACCGGCGCGGGCGTGTTCCAGCCGCTGTCGAAGGCGGCGGCCAGCTCGACGCACAACGACATCGAGATGATTCTCGACATCCCGGTCAAGATGACCGTGGAACTCGGCCGCACGAAGATCGCGATCCGCAACCTGCTGCAGCTCGCGCAGGGTTCGGTCGTCGAGCTCGACGGCCTCGCCGGCGAGCCGATGGACGTGCTCGTGAACGGCTGCCTGATCGCGCAGGGCGAGGTCGTGGTCGTCAACGACAAGTTCGGCATCCGGCTGACCGACATCATCACGCCGGCCGAACGTATCCGGAAGCTGAATCGATGA
- a CDS encoding TolC family outer membrane protein — protein sequence MDERRYRVDSHCPRIARFPGTSGERIVPVCPASGASRQMISIGTLRLAAALGSLAAAWPAAAVDLLNAVHAARGFDAGIAAAHDAQLAGREKRWQGLAGLLPRAQLEGDYIRQDQPTAAYAAAVRRHSAVASITQPLFDMNRMADFQRGNALAGQADVDYEKASQTLVTDVSDAYFEVLYTREVLQAADTAQHAFQKQLDQAQAALKVGDGTRTDIDEAQANRDDALARRIAAQSDLEVARGTFRRLTGLPADDLAQIAWQCVPQAMPVDLVSAMDEAARENLDVRIAEKAVDRSKADIVAATGAHLPVVNLQASYGTQWSRGANENVWDQVFGTTSKTRSTMIGVTVTIPLFAGGGPLSVSREAYRRRSQSLEALEDARRKARELARTAHLGITNGLALMRARERALASADSKVKSTRVGRGVGLRTQIDELNAEQRYFEAIRDLADARYRYLRARLQLSAALGTLGDADVAAIACDPRHRPLAAVPAPEGRRA from the coding sequence TTGGACGAACGGCGATATCGGGTCGACTCGCACTGCCCGAGAATTGCTCGCTTCCCAGGAACGAGTGGCGAACGGATCGTCCCGGTTTGTCCGGCGTCCGGTGCATCAAGGCAGATGATTTCTATTGGTACGTTGCGGCTCGCTGCCGCGCTTGGATCTCTCGCGGCAGCGTGGCCGGCGGCCGCCGTGGACCTGCTCAACGCGGTACACGCAGCCCGCGGTTTCGACGCGGGAATCGCCGCTGCGCACGATGCGCAACTGGCCGGCCGCGAAAAGCGCTGGCAGGGTCTCGCCGGCCTGCTGCCGCGTGCGCAGCTTGAAGGCGACTACATCAGGCAGGATCAACCGACGGCCGCCTATGCGGCCGCCGTCCGCCGCCACAGCGCGGTTGCAAGCATCACGCAGCCCCTGTTCGACATGAACCGCATGGCCGACTTTCAGCGCGGCAACGCGCTCGCCGGCCAGGCCGACGTCGACTACGAGAAGGCCAGCCAGACGCTCGTCACCGATGTATCCGATGCCTACTTTGAGGTGCTGTACACGCGAGAAGTCCTGCAAGCCGCCGACACGGCCCAGCACGCCTTCCAGAAGCAGCTCGACCAGGCACAGGCGGCATTGAAGGTCGGCGACGGCACGCGCACCGACATCGACGAGGCACAGGCGAATCGGGACGACGCGCTCGCTCGCAGGATTGCAGCGCAAAGTGACCTGGAGGTCGCGCGCGGTACATTTCGACGGTTGACCGGTCTGCCCGCCGACGATCTCGCGCAGATCGCATGGCAATGCGTGCCGCAGGCGATGCCCGTCGACCTCGTGAGCGCGATGGACGAAGCCGCGCGCGAAAACCTCGACGTGCGCATCGCCGAGAAGGCGGTCGACCGGTCGAAGGCCGACATCGTCGCGGCGACCGGCGCACATTTGCCGGTTGTCAACCTGCAGGCGAGCTACGGCACCCAGTGGAGCCGCGGCGCCAATGAAAACGTCTGGGACCAGGTATTCGGCACGACGTCGAAAACCCGCTCGACCATGATCGGCGTGACCGTCACGATCCCGCTCTTCGCGGGAGGCGGCCCGCTGTCGGTGTCGCGCGAAGCATACCGGCGCCGCAGCCAGTCTCTCGAGGCGCTCGAGGATGCCCGTCGCAAGGCACGCGAGTTGGCGCGCACCGCGCATCTCGGTATCACGAACGGCCTTGCGCTGATGCGGGCGCGCGAACGCGCGCTCGCATCGGCCGACAGCAAGGTGAAGTCGACGCGAGTGGGGCGCGGCGTCGGCCTGCGCACGCAGATCGACGAACTCAATGCGGAGCAGCGGTATTTCGAGGCAATCCGCGATCTCGCCGACGCGCGCTATCGCTACCTGCGTGCGCGGCTGCAGCTGTCCGCCGCGCTCGGCACGCTCGGCGACGCGGACGTAGCCGCGATCGCGTGCGATCCGCGGCATCGACCGCTTGCGGCCGTGCCCGCGCCGGAGGGGCGACGCGCATGA
- the fliO gene encoding flagellar biosynthetic protein FliO has product MNVATPGRRAIAAAVAIAASLACAPAGAADMNAVNNAGAIASGVMVGSAAPSLGVGAVLQTLVGLAVVIGLVFGCAWLARRFGFQPARRGGPLKVVSSVGLGAKESATIVEIGDTWLVLGVAPGNVRLLHTLPAGSAAAAASTDAPAGAASAERGQPGTFGARFRDALAGEAAKRFGRGKDR; this is encoded by the coding sequence ATGAACGTCGCGACGCCCGGCCGCCGCGCAATCGCGGCGGCGGTGGCCATCGCCGCGTCGCTCGCGTGCGCGCCGGCCGGCGCCGCCGACATGAACGCGGTGAACAACGCCGGCGCGATCGCGTCGGGCGTGATGGTCGGGTCGGCCGCGCCGTCGCTCGGCGTCGGCGCCGTGCTGCAGACGCTGGTCGGGCTCGCGGTCGTGATCGGCCTCGTGTTCGGCTGCGCGTGGCTTGCGCGCCGCTTCGGGTTCCAGCCCGCGCGGCGCGGCGGCCCGCTGAAGGTCGTGTCGAGCGTCGGGCTCGGCGCGAAGGAAAGCGCGACGATCGTGGAGATCGGCGATACCTGGCTTGTGCTCGGCGTCGCGCCGGGCAACGTGCGGCTGCTGCATACGCTGCCGGCCGGCTCGGCTGCGGCTGCGGCTTCGACCGACGCCCCCGCCGGCGCCGCCTCGGCCGAACGCGGCCAGCCCGGCACCTTCGGCGCACGGTTTCGCGACGCGCTCGCGGGCGAAGCCGCGAAGCGCTTCGGACGCGGCAAGGACCGCTGA
- the fliM gene encoding flagellar motor switch protein FliM, whose translation MGHQEFMSQEEVDALLKGVTGETDTVDEKRDTSGVRPYNIATQERIVRGRMPGLEIINDRFARLLRIGIFNFMRRTAEISVSQVKVQKYSEFTRNLPIPTNLNLVHVKPLRGTSLFVFDPNLVFFVVDNLFGGDGRFHTRVEGRDFTATEQRIIGRLLNLVFEHYTTAWKSVRPLQFEFVRSEMHTQFANVATPNEIVIVTQFSIEFGPTGGTLHICMPYSMIEPIRDVLSSPIQGEALEVDRRWVRVLSQQVQSAEVELSADLAEIPSTFEKILNLRAGDVLPLEIAETITAKVDGVPVMECGYGIFNGQYALRVQKMISAGETMKEGGYE comes from the coding sequence ATGGGCCACCAGGAGTTCATGTCCCAGGAGGAGGTCGATGCCCTCCTCAAGGGCGTCACGGGCGAAACCGACACGGTCGACGAGAAGCGCGACACGTCGGGCGTCCGCCCCTACAACATCGCGACGCAGGAGCGGATCGTCCGCGGCCGGATGCCCGGCCTCGAGATCATCAACGACCGCTTCGCGCGCTTGCTGCGGATCGGCATCTTCAACTTCATGCGGCGCACGGCGGAAATCTCCGTGAGCCAGGTGAAGGTGCAGAAGTACAGCGAGTTCACCCGCAACCTGCCGATCCCGACGAACCTGAACCTGGTGCACGTGAAGCCGTTGCGCGGCACGTCGCTGTTCGTGTTCGACCCGAACCTCGTGTTCTTCGTCGTCGACAACCTGTTCGGCGGCGACGGGCGCTTTCACACGCGCGTCGAGGGCCGCGATTTCACGGCCACCGAGCAGCGGATCATCGGCAGGCTGCTGAACCTCGTGTTCGAGCACTACACGACCGCGTGGAAGAGCGTGCGGCCGCTGCAGTTCGAATTCGTGCGCTCGGAGATGCACACGCAGTTCGCGAACGTCGCGACGCCGAACGAGATCGTGATCGTCACGCAGTTCTCGATCGAGTTCGGGCCGACGGGCGGCACCCTGCACATCTGCATGCCGTACTCGATGATCGAGCCGATCCGCGACGTACTGAGCTCGCCGATCCAGGGCGAGGCGCTCGAAGTCGACCGCCGCTGGGTGCGCGTGCTGTCGCAGCAGGTGCAGTCGGCCGAGGTCGAGCTGAGCGCGGATCTCGCCGAGATCCCGTCGACGTTCGAGAAGATCCTGAACCTGCGCGCGGGCGACGTGCTGCCGCTGGAAATCGCGGAAACGATCACCGCGAAGGTCGACGGCGTGCCGGTGATGGAATGCGGCTACGGCATTTTCAATGGTCAATATGCGTTGCGCGTGCAGAAGATGATCAGCGCGGGCGAAACGATGAAGGAAGGTGGATATGAGTGA
- the fliP gene encoding flagellar type III secretion system pore protein FliP (The bacterial flagellar biogenesis protein FliP forms a type III secretion system (T3SS)-type pore required for flagellar assembly.): MKHQFLRRAARFAPVLILGLAPALACAQAAGLPAFNTSPGPNGGTTYSLSVQTMLLLTMLSFLPAMLLMMTSFTRIIIVLSLLRQALGTATTPPNQVLVGLAMFLTFFVMSPVLDRAYTDGYKPFSDGSMPMEQAVQRGVAPFKTFMLKQTRETDLALFAKISKAAPMQGPEDVPLSLLVPAFVTSELKTGFQIGFTIFIPFLIIDMVVASVLMSMGMMMVSPSTVSLPFKLMLFVLVDGWQLLIGSLAQSFT, from the coding sequence ATGAAACACCAATTCCTGCGTCGCGCGGCGCGCTTCGCGCCCGTGCTGATCCTCGGCCTCGCTCCCGCGCTCGCGTGCGCGCAGGCGGCCGGCCTGCCCGCGTTCAACACGAGCCCGGGCCCGAACGGCGGCACTACCTATTCGCTGAGCGTGCAGACGATGCTGCTGCTCACGATGCTGTCGTTCCTGCCAGCGATGCTGCTGATGATGACGAGCTTCACGCGCATCATCATCGTGCTGTCGCTGCTGCGCCAGGCGCTCGGCACCGCGACGACGCCGCCGAACCAGGTGCTGGTCGGCCTCGCGATGTTCCTGACCTTCTTCGTGATGTCGCCGGTGCTCGACCGCGCCTACACCGACGGCTACAAGCCGTTCTCCGACGGCTCGATGCCGATGGAGCAGGCCGTTCAGCGCGGCGTCGCACCGTTCAAGACCTTCATGCTGAAGCAGACCCGCGAGACCGATCTCGCGCTGTTCGCGAAGATCTCAAAGGCCGCGCCGATGCAGGGCCCGGAAGACGTGCCGCTGTCGCTGCTGGTGCCCGCGTTCGTCACGAGCGAGCTGAAGACCGGCTTCCAGATCGGCTTCACGATCTTCATCCCGTTCCTGATTATCGACATGGTCGTCGCGAGCGTGCTGATGTCGATGGGGATGATGATGGTGTCGCCGTCCACGGTGTCGCTGCCGTTCAAGCTGATGCTGTTCGTACTGGTCGACGGCTGGCAGCTCCTGATCGGCTCGCTCGCGCAGAGCTTCACGTAA
- a CDS encoding cupin produces the protein MTELNMNAGHFVENYFDERPVIFEEALRNNFLSWDEISEAIYICESVTQWPRLNRGGFFDESKYIENCGESGQVRRRLDKSALYDELCNGTTLVFNRMELASYKVRLIYKAISRFVGEHAVANGCITFGKDGSFGKHWGTQYDLIKYIIDWISRNKMEVNDITMYNAMSDFNNQGNEADGQ, from the coding sequence ATGACTGAATTGAATATGAATGCCGGCCATTTTGTTGAAAACTATTTCGACGAACGTCCCGTTATATTTGAGGAAGCATTGCGAAATAATTTTTTGTCGTGGGATGAGATATCGGAGGCGATATATATTTGTGAATCGGTGACTCAGTGGCCGAGATTAAATAGGGGAGGGTTTTTTGATGAATCGAAATATATCGAAAACTGCGGCGAGTCGGGGCAGGTCAGACGTAGACTTGACAAGAGCGCGCTATACGACGAACTTTGTAATGGAACAACCCTGGTATTCAATCGAATGGAGTTGGCATCATATAAAGTCAGGTTGATATATAAAGCGATATCGAGGTTTGTTGGTGAACATGCTGTTGCGAATGGATGTATCACATTTGGAAAGGATGGGTCATTTGGAAAGCACTGGGGCACGCAATATGATTTAATTAAATACATCATCGACTGGATTTCCAGAAACAAAATGGAGGTCAACGATATAACCATGTACAACGCCATGAGCGACTTTAACAACCAAGGAAACGAAGCAGATGGTCAGTGA